A single window of Botrytis cinerea B05.10 chromosome 3, complete sequence DNA harbors:
- the Bcaah1 gene encoding Bcaah1: MCGENMKQFLKELPKCEHHIHIEGSLSPALLFELAKTNNIALPDTETDASFKSPEELESRYERFTSLNDFLHYYYIGMSVLINAADYESLAYEYLTKANRDGVHHAEIFFDPQAHTERGIAYKTVVEGLTAGLKRAEKDFGITSKLILCFLRHLSAENANTTYQEAISLGHFSNGTVAAIGLDSSEVGFPPEIFREIYESAEGKGIHRTAHAGEEGDTSYISRALDICKVERIDHGIRLVEDESLLKRVAEQGTMLTVCPLSNVRLRCVENVGQLPIRKFLDAGIKFSINSDDPAYFGGYILDNYVAVQEAFELSLKEWRYIATSAIEGSWCDDERKSVLLSKVDACVNKHEALI, encoded by the coding sequence ATGTGCGGTGAAAACATGAAGCAATTCCTGAAGGAGCTCCCAAAATGTGAGCATCACATTCACATCGAGGGGTCTCTTTCTCCAGCGCTCTTATTCGAGCTGgccaaaacaaacaatatcGCCCTTCCAGACACTGAGACTGATGCCTCTTTCAAATCTCCCGAAGAACTCGAGTCTCGCTATGAACGCTTTACTTCCCTCAACGATTTCCTCCATTACTATTACATTGGCATGTCAGTTTTGATAAATGCTGCGGATTACGAAAGCTTGGCGTATGAATATCTCACAAAAGCCAACCGCGACGGAGTTCATCATGCCGAAATCTTCTTCGATCCACAAGCACACACTGAACGTGGAATTGCATACAAAACTGTTGTTGAGGGTCTCACTGCTGGATTGAAGCGCGCTGAGAAGGATTTTGGTATCACCTCAAAACTCATTCTATGCTTCTTGCGACACTTGTCGGCTGAGAATGCAAACACTACATATCAGGAAGCAATTTCGCTTGGTCACTTTTCAAACGGAACCGTGGCTGCTATTGGTCTTGATAGCAGTGAGGTTGGATTCCCACCAGAAATCTTCAGGGAAATTTATGAATCCGCGGAAGGCAAAGGAATTCATCGCACCGCTCACGCTGGTGAGGAAGGTGACACCTCTTACATTTCCAGAGCACTGGACATTTGCAAAGTTGAGAGAATTGATCATGGAATTAGACTGGTTGAAGATGAAAGCTTATTGAAGCGGGTGGCAGAGCAGGGGACAATGTTGACCGTCTGCCCACTAAGCAATGTTCGCTTGAGGTGTGTTGAGAATGTTGGACAATTGCCAATTCGAAAGTTTTTGGATGCAGGAATTAAATTCAGCATCAACAGTGACGACCCAGCTTACTTTGGCGGTTATATCTTGGATAATTATGTTGCTGTTCAAGAAGCATTCGAGTTGAGTTTGAAGGAGTGGAGATACATTGCAACCAGCGCAATCGAAGGAAGTTGGTGCGATGATGAGAGAAAATCTGTGCTCTTAAGCAAGGTCGACGCATGTGTCAATAAGCATGAGGCATTGATCTGA